In Exiguobacterium sibiricum 7-3, a genomic segment contains:
- a CDS encoding response regulator: protein MKGRLLIAEDEPGIRNLLAQLFRAQGYTTDVAVDGLETIERLKETEYDLLLMDVNMPGRTGLEVLRHQDEVGRRIRTILMTALDETEAMEEAKRLGVVAFFGKPFDIFELKKEVTVQISNDVSG from the coding sequence ATGAAAGGAAGATTACTCATCGCGGAAGATGAACCGGGGATTCGGAATTTACTGGCACAATTATTTCGGGCACAGGGGTATACGACCGACGTCGCTGTCGATGGTCTTGAGACGATCGAACGGCTGAAAGAGACGGAATACGACTTATTATTGATGGATGTCAATATGCCGGGTCGAACCGGTCTTGAAGTATTGCGTCATCAGGATGAGGTCGGACGACGGATTCGGACGATTCTGATGACCGCTTTAGACGAAACGGAAGCGATGGAAGAAGCGAAACGACTCGGTGTCGTCGCCTTCTTCGGAAAGCCGTTTGACATCTTTGAATTAAAAAAAGAAGTGACTGTGCAAATTTCGAACGATGTAAGCGGTTAA
- the fba gene encoding class II fructose-1,6-bisphosphate aldolase yields MPLVSMTDMLNKALEGKYAVGQFNINNLEWTQAVLGAAQEEQSPVILGVSEGAARHMGGFYTVVKMVEGLVHDMKVTVPVAIHLDHGSSVEKCKEAIDAGFTSVMIDDSHSPIDTNIETTKAVVEYAHSKGVSVEAEVGTVGGQEDDVIGDVMYAKLDDCVRIVKETGIDTLAPALGSVHGPYKGEPNLGFAEMEEIRNATDLPLVLHGGTGIPTHDIEKAISLGTSKINVNTENQISFAKVVREVLAEKPEAYDPRVFIAPGREAIKQTVIGKMREFGSSNKA; encoded by the coding sequence ATGCCATTAGTATCTATGACAGACATGTTAAACAAAGCTCTCGAAGGTAAGTACGCAGTAGGTCAATTCAACATCAACAACCTCGAGTGGACTCAAGCAGTACTCGGTGCGGCTCAAGAAGAGCAGTCACCGGTTATTCTTGGAGTATCTGAAGGTGCAGCACGTCACATGGGCGGTTTCTACACAGTTGTTAAAATGGTAGAAGGTCTCGTTCACGACATGAAAGTAACAGTTCCTGTTGCAATCCACCTCGACCACGGTTCGAGCGTTGAAAAATGTAAAGAAGCGATCGACGCTGGATTTACATCTGTAATGATCGACGATTCACACAGCCCGATCGACACGAACATCGAAACAACAAAAGCTGTTGTTGAGTATGCACACTCGAAAGGTGTTTCAGTTGAAGCGGAAGTTGGTACAGTTGGCGGACAAGAAGACGACGTCATCGGTGATGTCATGTACGCGAAACTTGACGACTGCGTTCGTATCGTCAAAGAAACTGGAATCGACACGCTCGCTCCTGCACTCGGTTCTGTTCACGGACCATACAAAGGTGAACCAAACCTTGGTTTCGCTGAAATGGAAGAAATCCGTAACGCAACAGACCTTCCACTCGTTCTTCACGGTGGAACAGGAATCCCGACACACGATATCGAAAAAGCGATTTCGCTTGGTACTTCGAAAATCAACGTCAACACGGAAAACCAAATTTCGTTCGCGAAAGTGGTTCGTGAAGTCTTGGCTGAGAAACCAGAAGCATATGACCCACGCGTATTCATCGCACCAGGTCGCGAAGCAATCAAACAAACAGTCATCGGTAAGATGCGTGAGTTCGGTTCAAGCAACAAAGCTTAA
- the fsa gene encoding fructose-6-phosphate aldolase, whose amino-acid sequence MRFFIDTANVEDIKKAHKMGILDGVTTNPSLVAKEGVDFHTRLREICEIVGDVSVSAEVIALDAEGMIREGKELAQIAPNITVKVPMTPAGLEAVAALSKENITTNVTLIFNPNQALLAARAGATYVSPFLGRLDDIGQDGMGLVETIAQIFVIHDIPTQIIAASVRNPVHVTNAALAGADIATIPLNVIESLTQHPLTTQGIERFLADWEKAQQ is encoded by the coding sequence ATGAGATTTTTTATCGACACAGCAAACGTAGAGGATATTAAAAAAGCACATAAAATGGGGATTTTGGATGGGGTCACCACAAACCCGTCACTCGTCGCAAAAGAAGGCGTCGATTTCCATACACGCCTGCGTGAAATCTGTGAGATCGTCGGAGACGTCTCCGTCAGTGCCGAAGTCATTGCCCTCGATGCAGAAGGAATGATCCGGGAAGGGAAGGAACTTGCTCAGATTGCACCGAACATTACTGTAAAGGTTCCGATGACACCGGCAGGACTCGAAGCCGTTGCAGCACTTTCGAAAGAAAACATCACGACGAACGTCACATTGATCTTTAATCCGAACCAAGCCCTGCTCGCAGCGCGTGCAGGTGCGACATACGTATCACCGTTCCTCGGTCGTCTGGATGATATCGGTCAAGATGGGATGGGACTGGTCGAAACGATTGCTCAAATCTTCGTCATTCATGATATTCCGACACAAATCATCGCGGCTTCTGTCCGTAATCCGGTGCACGTCACGAATGCGGCACTCGCTGGGGCTGACATCGCGACGATTCCGCTCAATGTCATTGAGTCACTGACGCAACACCCGTTAACGACGCAAGGAATCGAACGTTTCCTCGCGGACTGGGAAAAAGCGCAGCAATAA
- the murA gene encoding UDP-N-acetylglucosamine 1-carboxyvinyltransferase — MDILHIVGQQRLEGTVMISGSKQSAIPCLAAALLTDQQVILEGVPDIGDVATMIQIIEMLGAVVTRQGDMVTIDPSHVEPMPLTGADTRKLRGSIYLMSVLAARFKQGVVGLPGGYAIGPRPIDLHIKALERLGVEMRNEQGVYYMHVEELKGNRIYLDLPSFGATISALLVAVMAEGTTVIENAACDPEVIDVSTMLTNMGASVKGAGTDEIRIKGVKTLQGCHHTLIPDRMEAGTFLAMGAVLGRVTVDNVIPLHLESIIQKLERFGANIEQGDDSVTASIDMAKPIDVRVFHYGGFPSDLQPIISAVLLKPKGASVVVDKLYPQRFRHVQEMRRLNGRITHEDASIIIRGGEALRGTEIEAHDPRGAAALVLSGMLASGETSLHHAEVLDQSYEQFVEKLKGLGALVWRETV; from the coding sequence GTGGACATTTTGCATATCGTAGGACAACAGCGTCTTGAAGGAACCGTCATGATCAGTGGATCGAAACAGAGTGCGATTCCGTGTCTCGCGGCAGCATTGCTGACCGATCAACAGGTCATTCTTGAGGGGGTACCGGACATTGGCGACGTTGCGACGATGATCCAAATCATTGAGATGCTTGGAGCTGTCGTAACACGTCAAGGCGATATGGTGACGATTGACCCGAGTCATGTCGAACCGATGCCGCTCACAGGAGCAGATACACGGAAGTTACGTGGATCGATTTACCTGATGAGTGTCCTCGCGGCACGATTCAAACAGGGGGTCGTCGGTCTGCCCGGTGGTTATGCCATCGGTCCTCGGCCGATTGATTTACACATCAAGGCATTAGAACGACTTGGTGTCGAGATGCGAAATGAACAAGGGGTTTACTACATGCATGTCGAAGAGTTGAAGGGAAACCGGATTTATTTGGACCTTCCTTCATTCGGTGCGACAATCAGTGCTTTACTGGTCGCCGTCATGGCGGAAGGAACGACGGTCATTGAAAATGCAGCGTGTGATCCGGAAGTCATCGACGTCAGTACGATGTTGACGAACATGGGTGCGAGTGTCAAAGGTGCAGGGACCGATGAAATTCGAATCAAAGGCGTCAAGACGCTTCAAGGATGCCACCACACCTTGATTCCCGATCGAATGGAAGCAGGTACGTTCCTGGCAATGGGAGCAGTCCTCGGCCGTGTGACGGTCGATAATGTCATTCCGTTACATCTTGAAAGCATCATTCAAAAGCTGGAACGATTCGGGGCCAACATCGAGCAGGGAGATGATTCGGTCACGGCATCCATCGATATGGCGAAACCGATTGACGTTCGGGTCTTTCATTACGGTGGATTTCCGAGCGATCTTCAACCAATCATCTCGGCTGTCCTGTTGAAACCGAAAGGCGCGAGTGTCGTCGTCGATAAGTTATATCCTCAACGTTTCCGGCACGTCCAGGAAATGCGGCGGTTGAATGGACGAATTACCCACGAAGACGCTTCGATCATCATCCGTGGCGGTGAAGCGTTGCGTGGCACGGAAATTGAAGCCCATGATCCACGTGGTGCAGCAGCACTCGTGTTAAGTGGAATGCTTGCTTCCGGTGAGACGTCATTACACCATGCAGAAGTACTTGATCAAAGCTATGAACAGTTCGTCGAGAAGTTAAAAGGACTCGGGGCTCTTGTTTGGCGCGAAACGGTTTAA
- the glpX gene encoding class II fructose-bisphosphatase has protein sequence MERSLSMELVRVTEAAALASARWMGKGLKNEADDAATSAMRDVFDTIPMKGTVVIGEGEMDEAPMLYIGEKLGNGYGPRLDVAVDPLEGTNIVAKGTWGALAVLAVADAGDLLHAPDMYMDKIAVGPEAAGHVSLDATIEENIAAVAKAKNKEIEDVVVSILDRERHEEIIQRIRATGARIRLIGDGDVAAAINTAFPHTGIDILLGSGGAPEGVLAAVALKCLGGELQGRLLPADEAEVARCKKMGIEDPSKILMMDDLVTGDDCIFAATGVTDSELMKGVQFSAQGGQTHSVVMRAKSGTVRFVEGIHSFKKKPKLVIK, from the coding sequence ATGGAGAGAAGTTTATCAATGGAACTCGTACGCGTAACGGAGGCAGCAGCACTGGCTTCGGCACGCTGGATGGGGAAGGGCTTGAAAAACGAGGCAGATGACGCAGCAACAAGCGCCATGCGTGATGTGTTTGATACGATCCCGATGAAAGGAACGGTCGTCATCGGCGAAGGAGAAATGGATGAGGCGCCGATGCTTTATATCGGTGAGAAACTCGGAAATGGATACGGACCACGTCTTGACGTCGCCGTCGACCCACTTGAAGGCACGAACATCGTCGCCAAAGGAACATGGGGTGCGCTCGCAGTTCTTGCGGTCGCGGATGCAGGAGACTTATTACATGCACCGGATATGTACATGGATAAGATTGCTGTCGGACCGGAAGCAGCGGGACACGTCAGCTTGGATGCGACGATTGAAGAAAACATCGCTGCCGTCGCTAAAGCAAAGAATAAAGAAATCGAAGATGTCGTCGTCTCGATTCTCGACCGGGAACGTCATGAAGAAATCATTCAACGGATTCGCGCAACAGGGGCACGGATTCGTCTGATTGGTGACGGAGATGTCGCAGCAGCCATCAATACGGCTTTCCCGCATACAGGGATCGATATTCTACTCGGTTCAGGCGGGGCGCCGGAAGGTGTTCTGGCAGCCGTTGCTTTAAAATGTCTCGGCGGGGAACTTCAAGGCCGACTCTTACCGGCAGATGAAGCGGAAGTCGCACGATGCAAGAAGATGGGGATTGAAGACCCGTCGAAAATCCTCATGATGGATGACCTTGTCACGGGCGATGACTGTATCTTTGCAGCAACCGGTGTCACGGACAGTGAGTTGATGAAAGGTGTTCAATTTAGCGCGCAAGGCGGTCAAACACACTCTGTCGTCATGCGGGCGAAATCGGGAACGGTTCGTTTTGTCGAAGGGATTCACTCGTTCAAGAAAAAACCAAAGCTCGTTATTAAGTAA
- a CDS encoding SDR family NAD(P)-dependent oxidoreductase — protein MNVLITGASAGIGRELAYLHADQGHHLLLVGRNVEQLFETKHFVEQRGGSAVVLPYDIGQSLQIKALLRATEHTPVDVLINNAGFGLYGEFIETDLSRELNMIDVNIRALTHLTKAFARRMKMQGGGRIIQIASTSSFHGGPFMSVYYATKAYVLSFSEALADELAPYNIQVTAVCPGATHTDFAKTADLATSGLFKRPGIMDAKTTAQLSFTGYMKGKTLVIPGRSNAVYVFMTRFFSRRKLVQMTHQLQAPIRDALE, from the coding sequence ATGAACGTATTAATCACCGGGGCTTCTGCCGGAATCGGGCGTGAACTTGCCTATCTGCATGCTGATCAAGGACATCATCTGTTACTGGTCGGCCGAAATGTCGAACAACTTTTCGAAACGAAACACTTTGTCGAACAACGGGGCGGCTCTGCCGTCGTGCTTCCGTATGATATCGGGCAATCCCTTCAAATCAAAGCCCTGTTACGTGCGACAGAACACACTCCCGTTGATGTTTTGATCAATAACGCCGGTTTTGGTCTTTATGGTGAATTTATCGAAACGGATTTATCACGCGAATTGAACATGATTGACGTCAACATCCGGGCATTGACGCATTTAACGAAAGCTTTTGCCCGTCGGATGAAAATGCAGGGCGGCGGACGAATCATTCAGATTGCTTCGACCTCCTCTTTCCATGGCGGTCCTTTCATGAGCGTCTACTATGCGACAAAAGCTTACGTGCTTAGTTTTTCGGAAGCCTTGGCAGATGAGCTCGCACCTTACAACATTCAGGTGACAGCCGTTTGTCCGGGAGCGACGCATACTGATTTCGCCAAAACGGCCGATCTTGCAACGTCCGGGTTATTTAAACGACCAGGAATCATGGATGCCAAAACAACTGCTCAACTTTCCTTCACGGGATACATGAAAGGAAAAACACTTGTCATCCCCGGTCGCAGCAATGCAGTGTATGTCTTTATGACACGCTTCTTCTCGCGACGCAAACTCGTTCAGATGACACACCAATTGCAAGCTCCGATACGTGACGCTCTCGAATAA
- a CDS encoding C40 family peptidase gives MKRFLASVATAALVVSGFASVGTDKVEAASTVTKVKITDSGLRVRTAPSTKASIVGKVNAGQTFTYKGKSGSWTKISYGGKTRYVSTQYTKTYKSSTSTAKKSTTSSSTRTRLLSEAAKHKGTPYVWGGTTTRGFDCSGFTSYVYKKAAGKTLPRTSSSQYSSSRKVSVSNVQPGDLVFFSHGSGIQHVGMATSKSSMVNSETGGVKYSSFKSGYWGSRLVGAGSYL, from the coding sequence ATGAAACGTTTTCTAGCATCGGTCGCGACAGCAGCATTAGTGGTTTCAGGATTTGCATCAGTGGGAACAGATAAGGTTGAGGCAGCTTCTACAGTAACGAAAGTCAAGATCACAGATAGCGGATTACGTGTTCGTACGGCTCCTTCTACTAAAGCAAGCATCGTCGGTAAAGTAAACGCAGGCCAAACATTTACATACAAAGGTAAATCAGGCAGCTGGACTAAAATTTCGTACGGTGGCAAAACACGTTATGTATCTACACAGTATACGAAAACATACAAGTCTTCTACTTCAACGGCTAAAAAATCAACAACTTCATCTTCAACACGTACACGCCTTCTAAGCGAAGCAGCTAAACATAAAGGAACTCCTTATGTATGGGGCGGAACGACAACTCGTGGATTTGACTGCTCTGGTTTCACAAGCTACGTCTACAAAAAAGCAGCAGGCAAAACATTGCCACGTACGTCTTCTTCACAATATTCTTCTTCTAGAAAAGTAAGTGTCTCAAACGTTCAACCTGGAGATCTTGTTTTCTTCTCACACGGTAGCGGCATTCAACACGTCGGTATGGCGACAAGCAAATCAAGCATGGTCAACTCAGAAACGGGTGGCGTCAAGTACTCAAGCTTCAAATCAGGTTACTGGGGTTCACGCCTTGTCGGCGCGGGTTCATACCTATAA
- the rho gene encoding transcription termination factor Rho, translated as MPTEKTDKPERSYTLAQLSNLTLKDLYEIAKTKNVPQYREARKRELMFKILKAQAESTGLYFLEGVLEVIPGNPQMQNDGGFGFLRPINYSQSSEDIYIAASQIRRFNLRNGDVVTGKVRPPKENERFQGLLSVEAVNGEAPDTARNRLFFPALTPIYPDRLMRLETEPRHLSVRVMDMIAPVGFGQRGLIVAPPKAGKTSLLKEIANSIQVNHPDVELIILLIDERPEEVTDIERSVPGADVVSSTFDETPDNHVRISELVLERAMRLVEHKKDVVILMDSITRLTRAYNLTVPQSGRTLSGGIDPAAFHKPKRFFGAARNIEHGGSLTILATALVETGSRMDDVIYEEFKGTGNMELHLDRKLSERRIFPAIDIRKSGTRKEELLLPKDQLDALWTIRRTMNESNEFVDSFLRKIRDTKNNEEFFVELNKEKKKPVRRAPVKPRVTKTDTTT; from the coding sequence ATGCCAACTGAGAAAACTGACAAACCAGAACGTTCCTATACACTTGCTCAATTAAGCAACCTGACATTAAAAGATTTATATGAAATCGCAAAAACAAAAAACGTACCACAGTACCGTGAGGCTCGTAAGCGCGAATTGATGTTCAAAATTCTTAAAGCGCAAGCAGAATCCACCGGTCTTTATTTCCTCGAGGGGGTACTCGAAGTTATTCCCGGAAACCCACAGATGCAAAATGATGGCGGCTTCGGCTTCCTTCGTCCTATCAACTATTCGCAATCCTCTGAAGATATCTATATCGCCGCTTCACAAATCCGCCGCTTTAATCTCCGTAACGGAGACGTCGTGACTGGAAAGGTCCGACCGCCAAAAGAGAATGAACGGTTCCAAGGTCTTTTAAGTGTGGAAGCCGTCAATGGAGAAGCGCCGGACACGGCACGGAATCGTCTGTTCTTCCCGGCATTGACGCCGATTTATCCGGATCGCCTGATGCGACTTGAAACAGAACCGCGTCATTTGTCGGTCCGGGTGATGGATATGATTGCGCCGGTCGGGTTTGGCCAACGCGGTTTGATCGTCGCACCGCCTAAAGCCGGTAAGACTTCTCTATTAAAAGAAATCGCGAATTCGATTCAAGTGAATCACCCCGATGTCGAATTGATCATTCTATTGATTGATGAGCGCCCGGAGGAAGTGACGGACATCGAGCGGTCTGTTCCGGGAGCGGATGTCGTCAGTTCGACGTTTGACGAAACACCGGACAACCACGTCCGGATTTCGGAGCTTGTCCTTGAGCGGGCGATGCGTCTCGTCGAACATAAAAAAGATGTCGTTATCTTGATGGATTCGATTACACGTTTGACACGTGCTTACAACTTAACGGTTCCGCAAAGCGGACGAACGTTGTCCGGAGGGATCGATCCGGCCGCTTTCCATAAACCAAAACGCTTTTTCGGAGCCGCCCGGAACATCGAACACGGTGGCAGCCTGACGATTCTCGCGACAGCCCTCGTCGAGACCGGTTCCCGGATGGATGATGTCATCTATGAAGAGTTTAAAGGAACCGGCAACATGGAACTGCATCTGGACCGCAAGTTATCCGAGCGCCGGATCTTCCCGGCCATCGACATCCGGAAATCAGGAACACGGAAAGAAGAGTTGTTGTTACCGAAAGATCAACTCGACGCCCTGTGGACGATCCGCCGGACGATGAACGAGTCAAATGAGTTTGTCGACAGCTTCTTACGCAAGATTCGGGACACGAAAAATAACGAAGAATTTTTTGTTGAACTGAATAAAGAAAAGAAGAAACCCGTCCGGCGCGCGCCTGTTAAACCGCGTGTGACGAAAACCGACACAACGACTTGA
- a CDS encoding type B 50S ribosomal protein L31: MKQGIHPNYNKVVFMDSTTEYKFLTGSTRSSNETITWEDGNEYPLIRVDVSSDSHPFYTGRQKFNAADGRVDRFNKKYGRK; this comes from the coding sequence ATGAAACAAGGAATTCACCCAAACTACAACAAAGTTGTATTTATGGACTCAACTACTGAGTACAAATTCTTGACTGGTTCTACACGTTCTTCGAACGAGACAATCACTTGGGAAGATGGAAACGAGTACCCACTCATCCGTGTGGATGTGTCTTCGGACTCGCACCCATTCTACACTGGTCGTCAAAAGTTCAACGCTGCAGACGGTCGTGTCGATCGCTTCAACAAAAAATACGGCCGCAAGTAA
- a CDS encoding DedA family protein, which produces MTPIHHILHEVLHQYGAFGLAVLLAGGIVGLPVPDETLLVMSGFWMHHGDLPLAGTILAAYAGSCIGMTISYVLGLKLGMPLLHRIAPKLRISEKHIFKAEAGFLRYGKTVLIIGYYIPGLRQLSAFFAGVSKMPFRIFVTYAYTGALIWISIFLGAGYFLGRHFSFSLLMEHFANNPDTLPYLIGAAGGIGLSFVLRTYLAYRTKFCLYKNSLLQ; this is translated from the coding sequence GTGACTCCGATTCATCATATATTACATGAAGTCCTCCACCAATATGGAGCGTTCGGACTCGCCGTTCTGCTGGCCGGCGGAATCGTTGGTCTTCCTGTTCCGGACGAGACATTACTCGTCATGTCAGGATTCTGGATGCACCATGGTGATTTACCGCTTGCCGGAACGATCCTTGCTGCCTATGCCGGCAGCTGTATCGGTATGACAATCAGCTATGTCCTCGGTCTAAAGCTCGGAATGCCATTATTGCATCGAATCGCTCCGAAGTTACGGATTTCTGAAAAACATATTTTCAAAGCGGAAGCCGGATTTTTACGTTACGGAAAAACCGTCCTCATTATCGGTTATTACATACCCGGACTCCGTCAACTCTCTGCTTTTTTTGCCGGTGTCTCGAAAATGCCGTTCCGGATTTTCGTTACTTATGCTTATACCGGTGCTTTAATTTGGATCAGCATCTTTTTAGGGGCAGGTTATTTCCTGGGTCGTCATTTTTCCTTCAGTCTGCTCATGGAACATTTTGCAAATAATCCGGATACACTCCCGTATCTGATTGGTGCTGCCGGTGGAATCGGACTCTCTTTCGTCTTAAGAACGTATCTGGCGTACCGTACTAAGTTCTGTCTATACAAAAACAGCCTGCTCCAGTGA
- a CDS encoding thymidine kinase, translated as MMHVINQYGWIEVICGSMFSGKSEELIRRVRRAQYGKLPVQVFKPAIDDRYHEEHVVSHVGNSVIAIPMATSRDVYAAVAEETQIVAIDEVQFFDDEIVAVIEALAQDGKRVICAGLDQDFRAEPFGKMPELLARAEFVTKLQAICLSCGDPASRTQRLIDGKPANYNDPIILVGASESYEPRCRHCHQVPGKPKPLQEWKKQQQN; from the coding sequence ATGATGCATGTGATCAATCAATATGGTTGGATTGAAGTGATTTGTGGAAGCATGTTTTCCGGCAAATCAGAAGAACTGATCCGTCGTGTCAGACGGGCACAGTATGGAAAGTTACCGGTTCAGGTGTTCAAGCCGGCAATCGATGATCGGTACCACGAGGAGCATGTCGTGTCGCACGTCGGCAATTCCGTCATCGCGATTCCGATGGCGACGAGTCGTGATGTCTATGCAGCAGTGGCGGAAGAAACACAAATCGTCGCCATTGACGAAGTTCAATTCTTTGACGACGAAATCGTCGCGGTCATCGAAGCACTGGCTCAAGATGGCAAACGCGTCATTTGTGCAGGACTCGATCAAGACTTTCGGGCGGAGCCATTCGGCAAGATGCCCGAATTGTTGGCACGTGCAGAATTCGTGACGAAATTACAGGCGATTTGTCTGTCGTGCGGAGATCCGGCATCGCGGACACAACGATTGATTGACGGGAAACCCGCAAACTACAATGATCCAATCATTTTGGTCGGGGCGTCTGAATCCTATGAACCACGTTGCCGCCATTGTCATCAAGTACCGGGCAAACCGAAACCGTTACAGGAATGGAAAAAACAACAGCAGAATTGA
- a CDS encoding alpha/beta hydrolase, producing the protein MSMVYPVIPGAEAFSLGRGSVGILLCHGFNATPQSVRAVGEQFAEHGFSVYAPRLHGHGTDVREFETTMADDWKQSLRDGFEQLAARCESIFIVGQSMGATLALSLAAEGLPVAGIITINAALAVPAYEALSFTDCPVYLPESVPDIKQSAFEIIYDLVPAVCASELLRLIDETRPHLATIQIPTLILYSAEDHVVPPTCSDYLYRTIGAADKRSYCLLDSYHVATLDYDQKTIVRETLRFVEQFSQLTRTG; encoded by the coding sequence ATGAGTATGGTTTATCCTGTTATACCGGGTGCAGAAGCCTTTTCCTTAGGACGCGGATCCGTCGGCATTTTGCTCTGTCATGGTTTTAACGCAACACCGCAAAGTGTTCGGGCTGTAGGAGAACAGTTCGCAGAACATGGCTTCTCCGTCTATGCGCCTCGCCTGCACGGTCACGGGACGGATGTACGGGAATTCGAAACGACGATGGCAGACGACTGGAAACAGAGCTTACGTGACGGCTTCGAACAATTGGCCGCACGGTGTGAATCAATCTTCATCGTCGGACAATCGATGGGCGCGACACTTGCCCTGTCGCTCGCCGCTGAAGGTCTCCCGGTCGCAGGAATCATCACCATCAACGCCGCCTTGGCTGTCCCTGCTTACGAAGCCTTGTCGTTCACCGATTGTCCGGTCTATCTTCCGGAAAGTGTCCCTGATATCAAACAATCGGCTTTTGAAATCATCTATGATCTTGTCCCCGCCGTCTGCGCTTCAGAACTGTTGCGACTCATCGATGAGACGCGACCACACTTAGCAACGATTCAAATTCCGACACTTATTTTATATTCTGCCGAGGATCACGTCGTCCCGCCAACCTGTTCGGATTATTTGTACCGGACGATTGGTGCAGCGGATAAACGCAGTTATTGTCTGCTTGACTCGTACCATGTTGCGACACTCGATTATGATCAAAAGACAATTGTTCGGGAAACCTTACGATTCGTCGAGCAGTTCAGCCAGTTGACACGGACCGGTTGA
- a CDS encoding methionine ABC transporter ATP-binding protein, whose amino-acid sequence MITFKNVKKIYETNDQSIAALNGVDLEIRKGEIFGVIGFSGAGKSSLLRCVNLLERPTSGSVTVDGQDLTTLSAKQLREAKQHIGMIFQHFNLLDSNTVFANVAKPLVLKGVKKEEVNRRVSELLDFVDLADKADHYPDQLSGGQKQRVGIARALATQPSVLLCDEATSALDPQTTQHILRLLKQINQEYGITILLITHEMGVIREICDRVAVIEAGQLIESGTVFDVFSNPQTATAKNFVRSVMQDEIPASVQTVIDQRDAGHHIYKINFLGAGTGQPLLSQVAKRFDVDLNILHGSITELQNIPFGSLLVELIGDATEIKRALHYIHQSDVVVEEVLADVS is encoded by the coding sequence GTGATTACATTCAAAAATGTAAAAAAAATCTATGAAACAAATGACCAATCGATCGCTGCGTTGAACGGAGTGGATCTCGAAATCCGAAAAGGCGAAATCTTTGGTGTCATCGGTTTCAGCGGAGCCGGGAAAAGTTCCTTATTACGATGCGTCAACCTGCTCGAACGGCCGACATCCGGCAGCGTGACGGTCGATGGACAAGATTTGACAACCCTCTCGGCGAAGCAGCTGCGGGAGGCAAAACAACATATCGGAATGATCTTTCAGCATTTCAACCTGCTGGATTCGAATACAGTGTTTGCGAATGTCGCAAAACCGCTTGTCTTAAAAGGTGTCAAAAAAGAGGAAGTCAACCGGCGGGTCAGCGAACTACTGGACTTCGTCGATTTGGCAGATAAGGCCGATCATTATCCGGATCAGTTATCGGGCGGACAGAAACAACGGGTCGGAATCGCCCGGGCACTCGCGACCCAGCCGTCGGTCCTGTTGTGTGACGAGGCGACATCCGCCCTCGATCCCCAGACGACGCAACACATATTACGCCTGTTGAAACAGATTAATCAGGAATACGGCATCACGATTTTACTGATTACCCATGAGATGGGTGTCATCCGTGAGATTTGTGACCGTGTCGCCGTCATCGAAGCCGGTCAGCTGATTGAATCGGGTACCGTGTTCGATGTCTTCTCGAATCCACAGACGGCAACGGCAAAAAACTTCGTCCGCTCCGTCATGCAGGATGAAATTCCGGCATCGGTTCAAACCGTCATCGATCAACGGGATGCCGGACATCACATCTACAAAATCAACTTCCTCGGGGCAGGGACGGGGCAACCGCTCTTATCGCAAGTCGCGAAACGGTTTGATGTCGATCTCAACATCCTGCACGGTAGCATCACGGAACTGCAAAACATTCCGTTCGGCAGTCTGCTCGTTGAACTGATCGGCGACGCGACGGAAATCAAACGGGCATTGCATTACATTCATCAGTCGGATGTCGTCGTTGAGGAGGTGCTCGCGGATGTTAGTTAA